TTTCTAAAAGAGCTACTTTGACTTTCTCATATTCCGCCTGTAAGTTCTGTTCTTGCACGAAAAGGGACGAAAGATGCTCGGCTCTTAGGTGGGTTTCAATCTCTTTACACAGCCGCGCCAACGTAATTGCGCCAATTGTGGCACTACTAGACTTCAGCGTATGACTCACTCGCAATACGGTTGAGAGATCCTGTTGCTTCACAGCGGTTTTGAGACTCGCCAGCAAACGCGGGGTTTCTTCCAAATAACTGTCAATCACCTCCAACATCACCTCTTGAGCGTTATCTCCTACCACCCGCGATAACGTATAGAGGATTTGAGGATCTAACGTCGGTTCGCCAGTCATCGGTTCTCTAGCGATCGCAACTGGCGGATCGACCGATTCCAAACCCGCAGAAGCGCCAGGATAGCGACTGAACGCTTGCATCAAGTCTTCAATCTGAATCGGCTTACTAATATAATCATCCATTCCGGCCGCCAAACAGATTTCGCGATCGCCCTGCATCGCATTCGCTGTAGACGCAATAATCCATAACCGTTGGGGATTTTCCCACGCCACCGCTTCTCGCGCTTCATTCGCCCGAATTTTCTCGGTGGTGGCGATCCCATCCATTTCCGGCATTTGCACATCCATTAAAATCACATCATAGTCTTGGCGTTCTAGGGCCGCTAGCACCTCCAGACCATTCCCGACTACATCCGAGCGATACCCCAAGCGCTGTAGCATTCGGATAATCACCTTTTGATTGACAGAGTTATCTTCAGCAACTAAAATTCGCAGCGATTTCGGGGTAGGATGCAGTTGTTCGGGACGGGGCAACACTGGATTGAGTACCGCAGAACTAGATAGCGGCTGCTGTCCGAGAATTTGCGCTAGAGCATTTTCGAGTTGTTTATAGCGCAAAGGCTTGACTAAAATTCCCCTAATTTCGCTCATGTGAGGCGATCGCACCAGGGGGTTAGGATAATCGGAACAGCGGGCGGAGGAGAGCAGAATAATCGGTAATTCGCGGCACATTGCCCACATCTTCTTTAACAGGGCAAACTCCTGCATTTGAGGCAGGTGGGCGTCTATAATCGCAGCGCTAAAGGGAATTGAGGTTAATTGCAGTTGGGCTAAGGCTTCCTCTGCATTACTCGCCGCGCGGGGCAGAAATCCCCACTGTTGAGTCAGGTGGGTTAAAATCCGCCGATAGGTGGGACTATCATCAACGATTAATAGGCGAACGCCGGACGATCCGGGATGCTGTACCAGAGAGGCAAGTTGGGGAGACGACGCGATTGCACCTGTGACGATGGTGAAACAGAAGGTCGATCCGCTTCCCGGTTCGCTTTCTACCCAAATTCGACCCCCCATCAACTCAGTTAAGCGTTGGGCGATCGCTAAACCTAACCCAGTTCCGCCATACTGACGGCTGATGGAGGGATCGATCTGGCTAAACGGCTGAAACAAGCGGTTGAGGCGATCGGAGGGGATGCCAATTCCGGTATCTTTAACCTGAAAATGAATGACGTAGGAGGGTTGCGTTGCACCTGGTACCTGTCGATTCAGTCGGCGCGACTTCAAGGACACCAGGACTTCACCCTTCTCGGTAAATTTAACGGCGTTGCTCAATAAATTCACCAGAATTTGCCGCAGGCGCGTCGCGTCGCCCAGAATTTGTTGCGGGGTTTGGCTATCAATTTCATAGGCGAGTTCGATCCCCTTTTCGGCGGCTTTGGAGGCGAGTAAGTCTAAAGCCCCTTCGGTACAAGCCACTAAATCTAAGGGCTGTTCCTCTAGCTCTAGTTTGCCCGATTCAATCTTAGAAAAGTCCAGAATATCGTTAATAATCGCCAGCAGGTTATTACCACTGCTGCGGATGGTTTCGATATAGTCTTGTTGCTCGCTAGTGAGGGGGGTATCGAGTAAGAGGCTGCTTAAACCGATAATGGCATTCATCGGCGTGCGAATTTCGTGGCTAACGATCGCTAAAAATTCGCTCTTGGCTCGGTTGGCGGCGATCGCTTCTTCTTGCGATCGCGCTAAGGCTTCGTTTTGTTCGGCTAACAAGTGGCGGGCAGATCGTTCTTGTTCGAGCAAATTAGCCTGGGCGAGGGCAATTCCCACCTGGGCGGCGACGGCTTCCAGCAGTTCAATTTCGTCGGGCGTCCAAACGCGGTCGCGATCGCCCTGATGTAACATAATAATCCCGTTGGGTTCGCCTTGGTAGGAGGTGCGAACGGCTAACAAAGATTTGAGTTGTACTTTCAGCGCCGTTGAACCCCCATAATGCAGGGGAATGGCGGAGTCAATGGCGAGCAGTTTTTCGGCATCCACCCAATCGCTTAAGGTGAGGGTGAGGTTGCTGATTGAATCCCAACCCGGTTGGAGGTATTCCGCCACGCAAGGTAACTCCGTGGGGCGATCGCTCATCGCTTCGCGTTGATAGGCATGGATGGTACAGCGATTCACCGCAAAGCTTAAACCCACCGAAGAAGCCGTCGCCCGTAAGATTTGCTGGGTATCGAGGGAAGAGCGAATTTCTTGGGTAATCTGGCGCAAGAGAATGGCGCGGTTCACCTGTTGCACCAGGGCGTCTTGGGCGGTTGTGTGTTGGGCTTCGGCTTGTTGGCGTTGGGCGATAGGGGTGTAAATGCCAATCCAGCCCCCCACAGCGGTTGCGTCTACCATGCCATCAATCCGGGCATAAATGGGGAGGCGATCGCCCCTGCGAGGTTGCATGAGCGCGTCTCCTTGCCAAGACTGCCCTTGCTTTATAGCCTGGTGAATTTGTTCGCCCAAAGCGCGATCGCTGTATAAAATAGCGCTTCCCCCTTGACGGTTGAATTCGGCTAGCGTGTAATCAAACAGTTGACAAAACGCCCGATTGAGGTAAACGGCTTGACCGTTGCGATCGTAGATGGCGATCGCCAAGCCCGTACTCTCAAGGGCGGCGCAGGCGTGCCCCCAGTCTTCGCTTGGGGTAGGGGGGAGTCGCTGGTTGAGCAAGCGCCAAGTTCTCACAGCCATTGCACTATTCAATAGGGCGATCGCGCCGATTGTACCGAGCAACCATTCGCCAACCATTGTGCTTGAAACGTTCTCAATCATAGGTTTTGGTGATTCAAGACAGCACTGTACCCAAAGTTAATCTTTGCCAATGACCCTGGATTCTAAATTCTTCTGTCACAAACAGAGCTTAGTCCTAAGATTCCCCCAAAATACCGATAAATTCCTACCCCAATGCTTAAGAGAGCCGAAAGGGGATTGAGCGATCGCACAACACTCCCTAGTTGTTGAGCGCCATAATCAATACAGGAACCTCGTTTTTTAATCTTTGAAACGCCGCTCGCAAAAATATTTACGTCTCAATTCGCTCCTAACTGGTCATTTCCCGCTGATTTTCGGACGCCGCTACGCTAGCTCTATGGACATTCCGCCCATGAATCATTCAACG
The Desertifilum tharense IPPAS B-1220 genome window above contains:
- a CDS encoding response regulator: MIENVSSTMVGEWLLGTIGAIALLNSAMAVRTWRLLNQRLPPTPSEDWGHACAALESTGLAIAIYDRNGQAVYLNRAFCQLFDYTLAEFNRQGGSAILYSDRALGEQIHQAIKQGQSWQGDALMQPRRGDRLPIYARIDGMVDATAVGGWIGIYTPIAQRQQAEAQHTTAQDALVQQVNRAILLRQITQEIRSSLDTQQILRATASSVGLSFAVNRCTIHAYQREAMSDRPTELPCVAEYLQPGWDSISNLTLTLSDWVDAEKLLAIDSAIPLHYGGSTALKVQLKSLLAVRTSYQGEPNGIIMLHQGDRDRVWTPDEIELLEAVAAQVGIALAQANLLEQERSARHLLAEQNEALARSQEEAIAANRAKSEFLAIVSHEIRTPMNAIIGLSSLLLDTPLTSEQQDYIETIRSSGNNLLAIINDILDFSKIESGKLELEEQPLDLVACTEGALDLLASKAAEKGIELAYEIDSQTPQQILGDATRLRQILVNLLSNAVKFTEKGEVLVSLKSRRLNRQVPGATQPSYVIHFQVKDTGIGIPSDRLNRLFQPFSQIDPSISRQYGGTGLGLAIAQRLTELMGGRIWVESEPGSGSTFCFTIVTGAIASSPQLASLVQHPGSSGVRLLIVDDSPTYRRILTHLTQQWGFLPRAASNAEEALAQLQLTSIPFSAAIIDAHLPQMQEFALLKKMWAMCRELPIILLSSARCSDYPNPLVRSPHMSEIRGILVKPLRYKQLENALAQILGQQPLSSSAVLNPVLPRPEQLHPTPKSLRILVAEDNSVNQKVIIRMLQRLGYRSDVVGNGLEVLAALERQDYDVILMDVQMPEMDGIATTEKIRANEAREAVAWENPQRLWIIASTANAMQGDREICLAAGMDDYISKPIQIEDLMQAFSRYPGASAGLESVDPPVAIAREPMTGEPTLDPQILYTLSRVVGDNAQEVMLEVIDSYLEETPRLLASLKTAVKQQDLSTVLRVSHTLKSSSATIGAITLARLCKEIETHLRAEHLSSLFVQEQNLQAEYEKVKVALLETRNFGFPHNETSPKSV